atcttttgtgtgtgtgtgtgtgtgtgtgtgtgtgtgtgtgtgtgtgtgtgtgtgtgtgtgtgtgtgtgtgtgtgtgtgtgtgtgtgtgtgtgtgtgtgtgtgtgtgtgtgtgtgtgtgtgagtgagtgagtgagtgagtgagagactctttaaaatgaatgtagTGAAGGCAGGACAAGTGCAACAGTAAACTCCCTCACCCTAAAAATGGAAGTAACACGTTCATTTGTGCCGTGcgtgtgagagaaagaagaaaagtggGGGTTAGAGAAGTGCGGTCGCCCGCTTCCTGCTTTGAAATGATGTGTGCACagaacagagaagagaaacttCCTTGACTGTAGAGCCCTTGTATTCTGACAGCGCGGAGAGGCAcgtcttttttctcttttcaaatgcCGTGCACATTTGACCCGTAATCCAGCGGCTGATCTATCAGAGGAACCATGAGCCGTGGATCGAAGAATAAGATGGACAGCGTCCGCAGCTGTCTGCTGAGCCTGCTGGAGCACGAGAAGCTGGAGGATCTGCTGGGCAGAAGGTGTGCTGTAAGTCATCCTCGTCCTGTTGTCCGTCCTGGCTTGTTtactctctctctgaggtttattgtgaaaaggggtgaaacaaaaagaaaagaataggTGTACTGGTTATTCTGGCTGTTAGGAACATAAACTGTTTCAGCCCCCGAAGACTTCTCTCTCCTGCCTTTGGTTGTTTAACATCCTGTCCTGAATGTTAATGAGCCCAGTGGATGGTTGAATCATcagcttttaaataaatttgtaATATATTCAAATTAAGATTAGGTGgtttctgctttttatttgcttttctgcttttttttttttttttaatctctgctGTTGATTTACTTACTTatacctttttatttctttatatcttttttttagattaaatttTGGGGTcgaatatatttaaatacaaatgtttctTCCCCAAAAAATCCACAGTGTGTTGACGCCAATGCAGTTTAAAACGGTTCGCTGACACCAGGTCATCAAAAAGGACCCAGCAGTAACAGGAAATGGTGGTTGGAGCATTTCTTCCGCTGTGTCAGAATTAGACGCGATCAGCGGGTCTGCTGTCACTGGAGCAGAAGTTGCTTTGTTCCTGTGTCTCTAGAAACTGCTCCTGTCGCTGAGCACACAAATAAACCATCTAATAAGAGCTGCACAGTTTTAACAACTCGTGCATTGGCAGTGGCAAAGCGAGAGCCTCGCCACGAAACACCACATGTTCACCTGAGCTGCAATAAAATGTGTCCAAGGTACAGGAttgttttcaatgtgtgttgttgtgtgtgtgtgtgtttttttagtcCATGGCCACTGCAGTCGCCCAGTTGTTCATGGCTCTGCCTCACAGTCCGTCCACGTGGAGCTTGCAGCACACAGGAGTGGTGTGCTTCATCAAAGACAACCTTCAGCGCTCCTACTACATACGGATGTTTGATTTGAAGGTAAAGTCTCACACGACGGTGCCTTGATACCAAGAGTTCAGTCAAAAGGCTGCATACGAATATTGAGGCCTTCTCCAGACTCATAACCTGATCACTGTGTCATACGTTGTCCTGACACAACACGACTCTCATTGACTCACTGTAATCTCTCTAATCTGTCGTGAGTGTCATTGAGAGACTTAAATATTAAActaaaaaaatagttttttccccccacaggCAGGGAGGCTGGTTTGGGAGCAGGAGCTCTACAACCAAATAGTTTACTCCTCGTCACGGTCCTACTTTCATACCTTCGATGCAGATGTAAGCACACACCCTTATATAAAACCTCTCACTGTGTCAGGCCCCTGCagttatttgttgtttaaattatctttgtgttgtaaaatgagtgtgagtctgtgttgacTTGTAATCTAATGCAGGACTGTCAAGTGGGACTGAACTTTGCAAAGGAACAGGAAGCAGACGCCTTCAAAACTGCTGTGGAGGGAAAGATCTGCCAAAGAAATAGCCGTCACGGTCAGTTAGGTCATATGTTTACTTTTTAGAATTATAGAATATTTAATACCTTATTTCCCAttacaatgtttttaatatataaatgctCTTGATTTACTTTACATATTGTTTTCAATATGagtttttagaaaaaaatgacAATTGATACATGAAAtttgcattttgatttaaaCAATGTCTTCAAGGGGTTTTTACTTGATTAACATTGCACAGTGAAGTAAAGTGATGCAACATGGTTTCTCTCACCTCCTTGTTTTTGACAGACAAGAAACAGCGCCCCCCGCCACCAAGTGGTAAGGCAGCACTTCACTTCATAAATGCAATATGGAGTTTACAAGTGCAGCTACTTTACTTTCCtctattttctgtttccttatAGACCGAGGGTCTCTACCTCGACTGCCACCTGACAAAGGTCTGTGGCTCCTTCACCTCAGCATTTCTCCATGTGTAACTTTTACTACCACCAGGCAGTGACTTCTGGAATCTAGAACCAACTTTGATATTCTCTCCATCTCGTCCAAAAGCATCATCCGGTAGCCCTGGATCTCATCGCATGGCCATGGTGGACATTCAGAACCCGGACATCCAGTCTTCACGTTACCGCTCGATGCCTACGCCTGCCGCCTGCTCAGCTCTGAGCAgcaaagacaagaagaaggacaagaaggACAAGAAAAAGGGCTCCAAACTCTCCAAAGCAGACATAGGAGCTCCCAGTGGATTCAAGTGAGCGTGTTAGCTGATGAATGTGATGAAGGTTGATCGATATTGCGAGAGGATGTTTGTCTAACTGTgttgctctgtcctcctccttcatGTCAGGCACGTCTCTCATGTTGGGTGGGATCCCAACAATCTGGACCCTGACCTGTCGAAGCTGCTCTCCGAGGCTGGGATCAGCGAGGCTGAGATGAGGGATGAAAAGACGTCTGAGCTCATCTTCAACGTCATCGAGCAGTCCGGAGGCTTGGAGGCCGTCAAGAGGGAGGTGAACAAAAGAGGTCAGACTTTTTTTCTACCTTTCTTATCAATCGCACTGCTCCCTACAGGCCTACTTCTGTGTATTATTAATATCTTCCACTACATCACAGggtctgctcctccacctcctccacccaaTAGAGGGTCCCTGCCTCCTGTGCCGAGCTTCGGTTCCTCTGCCCCGGCCCCTCCACCTCATCGAGGCCGCTCTGGCCCCCTGCCTCCCCTCCCTGGCCAGCCACAGCGAGGGCCCGCTCAGCCAGCTCCAGAACGTGGAGGCATGCCACCCCCGCTCCCTCAGACAGGCAGAGGCGGCCCTCCACCACCGCCGCCACCTGCACACTCTCGGTTCCCTGCACCACCCTCCTCAGATGTCTCAATGTCTTCCCACAACCTGCCTCCTCCCCTGCCGTCGTCTGGCCAACAGCGCTCCACAggtccaccacctcctcctgtcccaTCTGCACccggcagaggaggaggagggcctccacctcctcctccgcctcctccgcctcctcctcaggCCTCTGCAGATTTCACACCACCTTCTCCTGTCTCCGGTGGCCCAGCACCACCTCCCCCGGCATCGTCTAAAGGAGGAGACGGCCGAGGAAATCTGCTGGATCAGATCCGACTGGGGAAGAAGCTCAGAAATGTAAAGCAACTTTCATTCCTTCAAAACATTTCATATATGCTCATAATAAAACTTTGCTTATACGAGTAAATGCTGTCCTCCTGTGTTCCAGGTGACAGAGAGCCCTGATCCTGGTACACCTTCATCTCCTGCATCCGGTGAGGGCATCGTTGGCGCTCTCATGATGGTCATGCAGAAGAGGAGTAAAGTCATCCACTCCTCTGGTAAATATTGGAACAATAATCACATCTTTGCTTAAAGAGCAGGAACAATGCATGTGTTGAAAACGAGAGGTCAAACAtagtcaaacattttaatatccGTTCTCTCTTTCAGATGAGAGTGAAGACGAGGGCGGAGAtgaagacgacgacgacgacgagtGGGACGAGTGACgctgagggttttttttccGTTTGTGCGGATTTTGAAATCCCGTGGATGTGCaacgtgtttatttttttgtttttttacgaCAACTTTGAGACAAACTGTGTCGGTGGTTAAATAAACACGTAAATCGACAGGAAGTACAGCGAAGGACACGTTTAAGAGagaaatgtttatatatttgttcaaACATTTCCAGTGTAGGGTTGATCACAGCACACAGCACTGTGTTACTCACAACGATGGTGAATGGTGGCTctggctggaaaaaaaaaagtctcgtTCCTTGTGCTATCATTTtttgaaataagtaaatacagCTTATGACAGAACACCATCAATCGATACTAAATCTGAGCCTGTTTCATTcccattttttttgttgtttgtaataacatactgtacatgaaaACTATGTTCTTGTATCATTTTTCTCATACATCTGTGCAAAAGATCCCAGATTTCCCTCTAAAACCGCCACCGACAAAGTGCATAACTGGAAGAACACTGTATGCTAAATCTTAAACACTCACATACTGTAGGTCACTAGAGCACGGGACAGTAAGGGAGTCATTACATGACAAACATCCAATGGCATTAGCTCAACAGAATACGTTACACCGTACAAACATCGCAACACGTCAAGGTCGGAAACAGTCCAATGTACAACttgcaacaaacaacaacacatgtaagCATGCAACATATCATCGTCATATTATCTTCATACAATACAAGAGTAATCCAATGaccatatatattatattcacaatcaatatattacattttttgtttcaagATACTTAAAAAGGACCATAGCTGTGGTTTTGCGTGTTGTGGTCGTTCGACTACATGTTGCGTTTACTTTACATCACagtcaaacattttctaaagCAAACAGCGAAACTTGCTTCAAATATATGATCGATCACAAAgacttttattgtgattttGTCACAGAACGATTAGAGGTGCGTGGTGATCCAGTTGTGTTTTGGAAATCTGACCTTAGTGGTGCGTTTAAGAATCCTGGGATCAACCTGTGAGACAAATAATGAGCAAACATTAACACTATATATTTCTTGAACTTGATTTCGACGTCAAACTAATACGAACCGAAACCTGAGCGAAAACAAACTGTGTTCTTTGAAAAAGTGGTCATCGgtaatgtaaaatatacacAACCTGTGTTTAGGCTGACACCAGCAAAACCACCGGTACAGTTCTTTAACGACAGCATGAACGCATCACCTGCCTAATGGATGGAGGTGACAACCAAACATGCATGTCATAACATAAAAGTCCACCGTGGAGTCCAGACAGCGTTGGACGGCCTCGGCCCCATCGTCTAGCCGAGGCCTTGGTCCTGGCTCTCTGTGTGCCTGCGGCTGGTGCGCttgcgctgctgctgctgtttgggaCTCAGCTGTTCCCAGTAGGACTGGCAGTACTGGTTGATCAGTCTGATCTCGGGCGGGAACGGCGTGGAGACGAAGGCCGCCTGCGGGTGGGGTCCCGCCTGCCGGGTTTTGggctcctcgtcctcgtcctgaGCAGTGAGAGCCAGGACGATGTCTCGGTCCAGGATGCGCAGCGCCACGCGGGCCAAGGTGTGTTTGAAGTTGTTCTCGGTGGCGAGGCAGTGGTAGAGGCCTGCGTCTGATTGGTTGAGGGACTTCAGGAGGATGCCGTGGTTGGTCTTCAGAACACCCCCCACACGGCTGAGCTGTaggaaagagaataaaagaggaaaaagattACAAACAGGCGAGTGGTTGAGCCCCTTAAAGCCCAATAAACCTTCTGATGATaatcatacagtatatatacatttcAAAAATGGTCAAATTCCTACGATGTTATCAAACTAATTgagtaattgaggcttgatattttacagtttaaacataaactttattatgacttttttgCATTGTTTACTCTGTAAATAAGAGTTTTCATATTGCTAAACATAAACGCTGATACTGAAAGACTCAAAATTATTGACGATAAAACGATGGATCCGGCTTTGATTGATCTCAGGTCTCTCTGGTAAAGATGTAGCTgtttatcttagcttagcataaagactaaCTGTCTGAAGTAACGACATTCAGCAACCAGCACGTGTAAAGTTCATGCTAAAGCACCATGTTAACGccacagtgtaaaaacaagaagcTGCGGGTTTATGGGCTGCGTGTGCTGGACTGTTTATTGCCGACGAGACTTTTATTACaaccgccaaggaggttatgctttcgtctgcatttgtttgtttgtggaggCGTGAGGCAGAACCCAATAAATACAGGAAtttcttttctacattttctctAACATTGCGAGATTTTCCAACATTTGGagtcattcatggatcttgacgaCAGAAtccaggcatatttagggaattGATATATACGAGTGTGTCAAATGTGTTGCTTGACTGAATtcaagtggactgttgggctcTGGGACGAGTTGTGCACCATTCTACTTTAAAAAACGTGACAGCTCTTCCTCAccactttcctctttccttccctctggAAGAGCCACTTGACGGTGGCCTGAGGAGTGCGCGGCTGACACTCCAGGAAAGTGCTGCTGCCCTCCACCCCGAACTGAACCGTTTCTCTGAGACGTTTCTCCACTGAAACAGCATAtaaatagttattattattacaaattataCGTGGTCTTTAAACAGATACAAAAATGTGCCACACCTTTTGCATTGAAGCCTCTGCACTGCCTCAGAGGGTCCCCATGTTTAACGTCCTgtcttctgctcctcctgagACAAAGGTGAGAATCAAGAATGAGTTTGACTCAACACATTCTGGCTTTTCGGTCTAGAAACAGTGAGTTTTGACGCTGTGAGACGTCCCTGACCTCTTGGTGGACGGGGTGAAGGCGGAGCAGCTCTCTCCATCCCAGGAACAGTAGGGGTCCCGGGCCAGGCAGCAGTCGGAGCAGGCCCGGCCGTACACCCCACAGCGGTGCAGCGACACCTGGGTCAGCCCCGCGTCCGATGACACGTAGAGCTGTTGCTGCGGTGACACAAGCAACACAACTCAGTGAGGAATCTGTTCGTACACTGGGAAAGTTTAGTCTTCAGGAGGGATGTGCTTACTCTTTTAGAAGATATCTTCATCGTTTTGACAGGAGCCCTGGTCTGGAAATTAAatttaacaaaggaaaaaagagaaatcaacACAACTTTATCATCACATATCATTCTAATAACAACATTTTAGCGATTTCAGCTCCAAATATTCAAACATACCCTAAaaacctccacttcctccagcgTGAGTTCCTCCATGCTGATCGGGTCCTTCGGCAAAACAATGACTTTTTGCACGGTACCTCGATCTGGAAGTgagagacattttatttaagtcCTATAATAGTGACCAGAATGACCCTCAGGTTGGACACGTGTCCTCAGCACTCGCAGCTGTCTCACCTGTCCCCAGGAACAGCACCTCGTAGCGTCCGTCCACAGCATCCACCTGATCCACCACCAGGGCCGTGAAGCGGTAGTCCACGCCGGTTctcaccaccagggggcggcGGTGGATAGGATAGACTGGGTGGAACATGAGGGGATGAGCTCGGATGAAATCCACAGCCTCATCCGAGAAGTTCTTGGAGGAGCGGATGTCTGGAGTGAAGGTTCCTCCTGGACACTGGAAGGGAAGAAGGAAAAGGTTTGTTTATGTTGCAGGTTTGTGAAAACATGTCTGAGGTGCATCTTAATCTGAAGTTTACTGCCGAGTGGGTTTTTTACATACAAGGGATTTgctttggtgttttttgtgaaaaacAGTGAACATAGTAAAAAGAAGAGTGACGGGAAAGgtaaagtaaataaagagaaagtaCTGTGAgtgggaggagaaagaaaagattaagATTTTGTGAATCCAAAGAAATTCTTGTGCCAGCTTGCCCCAGGATTACAGTGACACAATATATGTACTGAGCGTATTAAGTCTAAAAGATATTAGTGAAAATAAGTCTATATGGAGTAACAAGTACCTAAGTACATGAACAAATCAAGTAAATTCTATATAATAACTACATTTCTGAAACAAACGTCACAAACTCTCCcttagatccatgaattatattgtgtttttgtattgtgaAGATATTAAGACTAACATAACTTCAGTCATACaaaaagatccatgaattattccctgggaaatctgagAAAATCtcaaaaaaacaatgttaaagaaagtggaaaaaaaactaatcctGGATTTGCCCACTGATCCGGATCGGCAGCAAAGATTTAATTGGGTTCTTCTCACACAACATCCTTCAtccaggttttgtggaaatctgttcagttgtttttgtgtaatcttgctaacaaacaaacggaacgggggagaaaacacaacctccttggtgcagGCTCAAATTAAAGATATAAAGATTTGTGTAATTTGAAAAGGAGTGAATGTGATGAGTATCCACATTTATA
The sequence above is drawn from the Hippoglossus hippoglossus isolate fHipHip1 chromosome 7, fHipHip1.pri, whole genome shotgun sequence genome and encodes:
- the LOC117765380 gene encoding wiskott-Aldrich syndrome protein-like isoform X1, whose product is MSRGSKNKMDSVRSCLLSLLEHEKLEDLLGRRCASMATAVAQLFMALPHSPSTWSLQHTGVVCFIKDNLQRSYYIRMFDLKAGRLVWEQELYNQIVYSSSRSYFHTFDADDCQVGLNFAKEQEADAFKTAVEGKICQRNSRHDKKQRPPPPSDRGSLPRLPPDKASSGSPGSHRMAMVDIQNPDIQSSRYRSMPTPAACSALSSKDKKKDKKDKKKGSKLSKADIGAPSGFKHVSHVGWDPNNLDPDLSKLLSEAGISEAEMRDEKTSELIFNVIEQSGGLEAVKREVNKRGSAPPPPPPNRGSLPPVPSFGSSAPAPPPHRGRSGPLPPLPGQPQRGPAQPAPERGGMPPPLPQTGRGGPPPPPPPAHSRFPAPPSSDVSMSSHNLPPPLPSSGQQRSTGPPPPPVPSAPGRGGGGPPPPPPPPPPPPQASADFTPPSPVSGGPAPPPPASSKGGDGRGNLLDQIRLGKKLRNVTESPDPGTPSSPASGEGIVGALMMVMQKRSKVIHSSDESEDEGGDEDDDDDEWDE
- the LOC117765380 gene encoding wiskott-Aldrich syndrome protein-like isoform X2 is translated as MATAVAQLFMALPHSPSTWSLQHTGVVCFIKDNLQRSYYIRMFDLKAGRLVWEQELYNQIVYSSSRSYFHTFDADDCQVGLNFAKEQEADAFKTAVEGKICQRNSRHDKKQRPPPPSDRGSLPRLPPDKASSGSPGSHRMAMVDIQNPDIQSSRYRSMPTPAACSALSSKDKKKDKKDKKKGSKLSKADIGAPSGFKHVSHVGWDPNNLDPDLSKLLSEAGISEAEMRDEKTSELIFNVIEQSGGLEAVKREVNKRGSAPPPPPPNRGSLPPVPSFGSSAPAPPPHRGRSGPLPPLPGQPQRGPAQPAPERGGMPPPLPQTGRGGPPPPPPPAHSRFPAPPSSDVSMSSHNLPPPLPSSGQQRSTGPPPPPVPSAPGRGGGGPPPPPPPPPPPPQASADFTPPSPVSGGPAPPPPASSKGGDGRGNLLDQIRLGKKLRNVTESPDPGTPSSPASGEGIVGALMMVMQKRSKVIHSSDESEDEGGDEDDDDDEWDE